The window GTGACTGCAATGTAGAAAACAAAAAGTCAGACAAGCTGGCCTCACGTCGATTGTTAGACAAGTTGAGCACTTTCGTCCGCGACCGCTGATCCCCGAGAGCTTGGAATGCACTTTTTGCTACCTCGCCCAACCGATACATGTCACACCGCGTGATCGCTTGAGACTGATTGATTACAAAGCACCACGCGTCGGCTGATCACCGCATTATTTGTAAAAATTTTGACGTCGTCTTACCGATGTATTTAAACGCTTTGTTTAGTTTCGCGAGTTCCTTGAGACAAGCGTCAGAGATCTGCGCACACCATGAGTTtactttctcttttttgtaGACAACGCTTGAGAGGCACTGCGTAATGGCCTGCACAGATAGAGATATTAAATGACATATGCTCAAATAGGCCGAGGTTAGAGAGTGTGGCAACCGGAGGAGCAGCAGCAAAACGTTAGAAGTCTACTGCAATGGCTAAACTGGTCAATGCTATCGGCATTTCAGTTGTCCGTTGGAATCCGCTCTGCATCTACCATGGCGCATTCAGTAGCAGCTGGACATTTTACGGACTCAGAATCGGGAAACCTCTCAGTCCAAAAAAAAGACTCATTGCGCGTGGTTCTTCAGCATGCCACTACGCTGAAGACTTCCGCAGTATTACGAGGAATCGATAGGCTTCCTCgaaaacatatatatctTACGTGACGTGCTATTTCCTGAATTTGCTCGGCGACAAAGTCGCTTTGCTGAAGGCCGGCACAGAGCACAGCACTAGACGGCCGGAGCCATGGGTCACAGCCCACTTGTGGCCGCTGAGAGAGGCAAATTGACCGACTGAGTTAAGACGCGCTCGCCGAGAAGCAACTTTGGGTCTTGAGCATCAGTTCCCACGCACTAGCACGTATATAAGAGCTAACCACAGGAACTGCTGCTAAGAGCCGTTGATGTTTCTTTGGTATCGAGGGGGTAACAAAACGAGGCCATTGTCACAGTGCCTCCGCGGACGTAAGGGTGCCGTTAGGTAACACGGTCATTTTTATGTTCGCGGAACAGGATACTCAGATATCCGAGGAATGAAGAAAGATCTGCAACGTTCGTTGGTTCAGCAAACGGAAAAGCAGTGGCGAATTTACTGCTGTGCGTATTTCCCTATGCTGAAGACTATCGCTTTTGCTGTGCAACGGACAGACTTATCCTGAAAGATGCAACTGCTGGGTATACACACTGAAAGGTTTTCTCCACTTCACGCATGCTCCAGCGTTGGCTGATGCATCACTTCAACCCACTTCTCCaggcagacgcagaggcTCGGCGTGGCCAGAAGTCATTGGACGTAAAGCTGCTGCGAAGGCAAGGCAGTGGAAGTGTGTACGGTTTGGATGCTCAGGTACGTACACGGTGAGGAGACTTTTCTAAAAGAGGTCAAAAAATGAGAAGAAGGACGCCTTCGGTAAGGGCAGCACTGGAGATGCAGTCGTGTACTCGGATCGTTACGCCATCGCCACTACTTGCTCGTTTTTTTTGTAAGAACGCAGGTGAGCGCTGCCTCCGtacctcgtcctcgtcgtgtGACATGGTGAATCCTGTAACTTACAGGATGGAGACCTGGCAAGGGATCCTCTCTATGAATTTTGCGGTTGGAAGAAAAACTGGCGGCACGAAGGCAGGAAGATACAGATAGCAAGAACGCAACTGCTGCTCACTTCCACGGTAGAGTGTGCTGCAGTGTTTATACATAATGGTAGACGCTGACGAGAGCGTAGAGCGGCTAGACGGCTACGATGTCTTCGGCGCCTAATGCGCTGCTGCTGAGAATGCACCCGGATGTTTTGGGGATGTTGCACGATCATGCTGAAGAAACACCGGCAGTTCCCTCACAGGGGCGGCTGAGTAGATTCTGCCAAGTCATATTGCATGCACTTGCAAACAGCATGCAAAGTTTTTATTGATGCCCCTTCTCTGTGGGTATGTGTAATCGGGGCCGTCCACAGGAATAGTGCATCAGTCGACGGGGCGCTTCCATGCCGTTGATGGATCGAGTGAAACGCAGCTTCGATGTGGGTAAAAGAATCGCCGAACAAACCTagcagcgacgaggacgcgaatGCTAATGTCCTGGGCCGGAAACAGCCGACGCTGTTCTTTAATTTGAGCAGATTTCGCGATAAAATGGCCGAACAGCGTTGGCGTCAAGCCGCCACGCCAAGATGGGCGTTAACCGTCTACTGAGACCCCAAAGCTGGAGTTCGTGCTCTGTTGGAGCGATGCACTTGAATAGGCCAGAACGTTTTACCACATCGACAGGGTTTTTTCTGGCATCAATGAGGTGTCGAACACAACCTGTGACTGGGTCATTTATGCGGCACGGTACTGCAGAAAAGCTATGGCATCACAGTCCACTCCCAGCTGGAAAAGGTTACTATACAACCTTTGGACAAATGGATGTGACCCAGGTCCCGTGGGCACTTCTTTCCCCAGGATTCCTGGGTGCCGACGGTTACGTAACATATCTGGATGGCTTGTGACCTCTGAGGAACTTTCAAAATCAGGTTTCCGTTGCAGTCGATAACATACAAAAAGCTTGTCGTTGAGACCTCGGCGTGGCTGAATCCACGCCTGTAAGGACTTGCGCTGCTGCAATGGTCAAGCAAATAAGCTACAGCGGCACTGGATATCTGGATGTCCATCACCAGCAAGTTTTGAGGCTGAAGAGCTCGAATTAAAATCATGCTTCCCAGCCGACAAACCTAGGTGCACCCGGCCGTGAAGTTAGACGTTGCTGCTTGTTGCTGGTTTTTTTCACTCGCTTCGTTAACCTGCGGTGGACCGTGACCCATTGTGGACGACGCTTCATTGAATCAGTGAACCTTCAAAGGCTTGAAAAAGCAGACGCGTGTCCACGACTTGCTTGTTTctgcgtgtttttttctcaAGTAGCGGTGTTGCATACAGACATCCCATATGGCCAGCTGAATACATACTGGCCCGCGCGCTTGGAGTCTCTTCTTTGCCACCGGAAGTGACTAGGGTACCGTTTAAGTGTTGACCCATTTGCTTGAAACCGGAAACGTATCTGGAGATATtgaaacagaaaacgaactGTTTTTCCGCAGCTACGGCTTTCGTAACTCGCAGTGACCTCGGGACAGCGACTCCGTCCGGGCTGCACACCGCTCAAACCTTGAGCGTCGTTTTGAGTCGAGCCGCTGGCAATTGTAAATGCGCATAGCTACTTGCATTTATGTCGCCGCTGGATGTACGAAAGAGTATTTGCTTGTGCTATTCGTGCGCGAGATGTCGACGGTTGCACGGTAGACAGATCATCACCTTCGTGTGCCGGATTCGGCGGGAAACGGCTTATGTTCGGTCGAGTCCGCATAACCTCGTCCTGGTGTGTGTGGGGGAGGGCGCGGCCTTAgtggcgcgagagaaaaattCGCGGGGTCTTTGATGTCGCCAGTAGGGCGTAGAAAAGTCTCAAGGAGTTCCGAGTTGAGCGAGTCAAAAACACTCGCGTGGGCGAAGCAGCGTCACGGTGCATCAACTTCCTGCCCGGGCTACGCGCGTTTCTGCAGCGAAAACTCGGCTTCCGGGGGGGGACACCGGAGACTGTCTCCGAACAGTGTGTATGCACGGGTACGAACGAGGACGCTGCGTCCTTGTATTTCACATCCATTCTATGTCTCTTGgctttctttccgcttccgTTCATTTTTTGTGTCCCTGTCCATCAACGTGGACAAAATGCTTGCACGCGCTTCCGCGAGAGTTGCCAAATGCGGCCCTGGAAACCTCTTCCAGGTTCGCCATGCGAGCAGCAAAGAGATCCGGTTTGGCTGTGACGCAAGAAACCAGATGCTTGCAGGTGCGTACCAGAGTCTCCTCGCTTTGCTTTTCAATGAGCATGCGCCTTTTTGTTAGTTCTTGCGTTCGCGTATGACTCTAAACGGCTGGCCTACCGTTCACTGTCCACGCCCTTCGCTGCATGcctcgtgtctccgcttttcgaCTTGCAGCGACTCTCTGCGTCATTTAGCGATTTAAGGGCTTACGCCGAACTCGAGCCTTGTGGGTAGCTCCACCTTATAACCGTACACCTTTTGGGGGATAAACTGCGGGCGCTCTTGCGACCTCGTCCGACTGGCTGCAGTGCCCTGACTCATGTGGGGCTCGTCGAACCGTTGCACCACAAAATGCTTGAGGAAAGTAGCAGGAAGTTACAAAACGACTCCCGATAGGAATTCGAGGACTCCTGAGCAGCTCCATCTGCGATAGGTCAATTCGCCTCCATGGATCATTCCTCATCTGCAGCGGGCCCCTCCTGGCCGCCGCCGGTGTACGGACACTCGTGGTGGTGTCGCCAATGGGGAAGATGCCTCCACTAGGGTTGGGCACGGAGCAGACAACAGCGTCCCCGTCCATCTTTATCTCCTGAATCGTCGCTCTTTTATCCCGCTGTGTTGCCTGCGCGGCGCCGGTTGTTTCTTTTGTGGCTGCAGGATGCAATCGCCTGGCAGACGCCGTCGGCGTGACTCTCGGCCCGAAGGGACGCAACGTCGTTATCGAGCAACCTTACGGTTCACCAAAGATCACGAAAGATGGCGTGACAGTCGCGAAGTCGATTGAGTTGGGAAACAAAATGATGAATCTTGGAGCTCAGCTGGTGAAGCAAGTTGCTTCCACGACAAACGACATTGCCGGCGATGGAACAACTACTGCGACGCTTTTGGCACGTGCCATCTTCAGAGAGGGCTGCAAAGCCGTCGATGCGGGAATGAACCCTATGGATCTCTTGAGAGGTGAATGCCGAATGCGTTGTGTATCAGAATAGGTTGCCTATCGAAACATGAAAAGGGGGAATGCAGCTTGCCCTATACAACTGCCCTTCCGCTGACACACTCCTGCCAacgttcgctctctctctgttactgtgtttccctcgtctccggtgtcactctttgctcttcttccttgttttGGGGCAACTTCCCCTTTTTTTGggcctccctcttccttctcgttctgcctcgcctACCCTTGCCTGGCTCGTTGTCAGACTCTTTCCACATCTCGACTCTCTGTCGCACCTCTTTTTTCGGCGGTTCCCCCCTGGGTCCCCCTGGATCCGTTTGTCGACCTCCAGTATGCCCCCTTTCTCCAGGCGACGCCATCATATTTGCTGGGGCGCCGTCGGTCTTCGtattttcttctctcgcggtcgccacgtcctcgtctgcttccctttccttccctctttctctcttcaacAGACCACCCTTCGGTAGTATTTCCACGTCGCCCCTTCTCGGAGTGCGcgtcgcttgtctctctgcgtctttcgcATCTTTTTTCCAAGTTCTTTCGGACTTGCCTTTCGATTATtctccgcgcctcgctgtgtctcctttggaTTGCTGGGTGCAGGCATCAACCTTGCGGTGGATAGGGTCCTCGCGCATTTGAACTCCGTGACGAAGAACGTGACGACGTCTGAGGAGATCTTCAACGTCGCCACGATCTCTgcgaacggagacaaagTGATCGGGAAGCTGATTGCAGATGCTATGGAGAAAGTTGGCCGTGACGGAACCATCACTGTTTCGGAGGGGAAGACACTGACGCATGAGCTTGAGCTCGTGGAAGGCTTGAAGTTCGACAGAGGCTACATTTCCCCCTATTTCATCACAAACTCGAAGGAGCAGAAGGTTGAACTGGAGAAgcccttcgtcctcctctaCGACAAGCGCATCTCCTCCGTCAAAAGCATCCTCCCCGTCCTCGAATTCATCGTCCAGAACCAGGGGTCTCTCCTCATCATTGCCGAGGACGTCGACAGGTACGGGAAGACAGTGTGCCGAGACGGCTAGCGGAGTTGAGTGGAGAAGCGGGAGGGGAcaagcgaaaagaagaaagggacagagggAAACATCAGGTTGGGAGACGATGCGCAAAGGCGGCGCTCGACCGTCAAGAACGGCTGGGGTCTTCGcggcgtgtgtctcgctcttccgtctGCCGCAGTCTGACCCTTCATTGTCTGCTGGTCTTGGGTGAGCGTCGTGTTTTTCAGCGAGGCACTGGCGACGATGGTGGTCAACAAGCTGCGCTTGGGCCTGAAGATCTGCGCAGTCAAAGCGCCAGGTTTCGGGGACCACAGAAAGGCTATGCTTCACGATATCGCAGTGATGACAGGAGGACAGGTCGTCACGGAGGAAACCGGCGGCAGCCTGGAGGATGCGCACCAGATGCCCCAGATGCTTGGACGCGTAGGCAACTAGAGAAtgcaggaagaaacgagagaaaagtggaaagaaTCGGCGTGTGGGTGACTGGTGAAACGCGGTTTCAACTCTCGAGGGGAGGGCTGTCACAGTGTAGAGGAGGACCCTGTAGGCGTCGCGCGCGCATGTGGTCGTGTGTAGAGAAATAGCGGAACTCCCTCGGTGGCGTggtcgcgcctctctttcaTGCGTGTTCGGGACTCTACATGTACATCGgtgcaggagagaaaagacgaggccCCTCGCGTTACCTCCTTTTGTTTCCATGCTGTCGCCGGGCGAGTGTgccgtttctcgccgtcgtttTTTTATACCGTCTTCATTGACTCAGGTGGAGGCGGAGTATATCAGCGGGTACCTGTTATGGaggctgctgctgctgccgcATCATTTCCTGTTTCCCCGTGGTGTCGTCTGTCGCTTTGAGAGCGTGCGCGGCGGCgggtttcttctgtctcggaACCTTACACTGCCGCCTaccttcttttcccctcgcgtGTGGTCAGGCCAAGTCCGTGACAGTGACGAAGGACACGACCCTGGTGATtgagggcggcggcgagaaggcgacgatTGAGGAGCGGTGTGACCAAATTCGCGTTTCGATGGAACAGACGCACTCAGACtacgagaaggagaaactgcAAGAGCGTCTCGCCCGGATGACTGGCGGCGTTGCGGTGATCAAGGTTGGAGGCGCCTCAGAAGTGGAGGTTGGCGAAGCCAAAGACCGGATCCAAGACGCGCTATGTGCCACGAAGGCCGCGGTGGAAGAGGGTATTGTGCCCGGAGGAGGCACGGCGCTTCTGTACGCCAGCGAGACTCTGAAGACGATCGAAACGACAAACTACGACCAGAAGGTCGGCGTGGGCATTGTGCGGAACGCATGCAAGCAGCCCTGCAAGACGATTGCGGACAACGCCGGCCACGAGGGCGCGGTTGTCGTCGGAAATCTCCTGAGAGAAGCGGATCCCAAGAAGGGGTTCAACGCCCAAACCGGGGAATACGTTGACATGATGGCTGCTGGTAAGCATGTGTGtaggcgagaagaagggacagcgggagaaggtGGACAGGTGGGCTCTCTGGGTGAGGTGTTCATGTGCTCATCTTTCGGACTGGCGGGGTTCGCTTGTgtgtcgctcgcttctccggcGAACAGGTGTTTGTGCGTGTTCAGCCAGGTGGGCCGCGTGTGGGGTGCTcagtccttctctctctcgcttgcgaGCGGCTCCCCCACGCGTCTTGGCTTTCGCCACTCCCCGGGAAACGCCTGGCCTGTGTTGCCCCGAcgcgttgcatgcaggcatCATCGATCCCACGAAAGTCGTCAAGACCGCACTCTCTGACGCTGCgtccgtcgcgtctctcaTGACCACGACCGAGGCTGCGGTCGTTGAAGcaaaggaggagaagaacgaggagccCATGGGAGGAGGCATGCCCATGGGCGGCATGGGCGGTGGCATGGGAGGCATGTACTAGATACCAAAACACATATCGCGAGACCGTATCCGGACACAGGCGAGGTCCaaacgaaggcgaaacgtgtctctgtctttgagAAAGAGACTCCCCTTTTCTAGGTGAATGCGAGAGGGATAGGAGCACCGATACCTGTGGTTTGACAAACGGTGCAAAAGCAGGCGGGGCGAACCGGCGGGCACTGGGGCGCGCTCTCTTTTGCCCCCGGCGCTCTGGTGCATCTACCGAACGGCGGCCTCGACACGTGCCCCGGAGTGTGTGTGGTGAACCCGCGCGGCAACGGAGGGAGACGTGTTGGGACCGGGGATTTTTTTCGCTTCATTCGGGTCCACGCGGAGCTGGCCAACGCCTCGACAGACTTGGGCGACTTCTTGTGGTAAACAGGCgaagcgaaacagagaaccgGAGCAGAAACGCTGCCACAGCACCGGGGATGGACACGGCCGTCCGTCAGTCGACGCAAATATGCTTAAACCCCAAGGATTGGAGCTGAGATCTTTTTGTGTTTGTGGGGGCATTGTACGAGGCGCCATGCTTGGAGGTCGTAGGGACTTCAGGGAGGGTGCCTCCGTGCGCGCTGCCAAGGCACTCTGCTGGCGGTGCACGTGAACATCTTTCCGCCCTATCGAGCCGCGAGAAACGAGTCTTTCTGCCTACGTCCCCGCTGAAGAACTTTTgatttttttttcttgccttcCACCGCCGTCGAGGTTCTGACTGTTTTCCTTGTCTGATTTTTGTTTTGCCACTAGCTTGCTTCAAGTGTCAACTAGCACCAGCGCAGACGCTCTCTCAGTTCTATGGAATCGCTTCTTCGAAAGCAGATGCATAACTGTACGCATATAGGGACAGCGTTGTTCTGTTACCATGCTCAGTATTAGTACGCTGCGTCTCACGCCCGCGCCCTCCTCTGCCGACACTGTACAAAGGCTTCCCGCGACAGAAGCACGCAGGAGAGCGCTGTAAGCATTGCAGGCACACGAGACGAGCTTTTCTCAACCTTTCACATTAAGGCTCAGATATGCAGAAGTTGTCAGTTGGGAGGTGCGACTCGCTCAAGGCAAACGTGAAGAAAAGGATAATAGCTCTCTGAACTGTTAGCCCTGATCGCTAACCTTGGCTACGCAGTCGTTGCTGACAGGCTCCGTGTGTGTAGAGGACGACGGAGTCCGCAGGCACCTGCTTCATACTGGTTAAACTGTTAGACGTGGCTTTCAGCTGCGGGCACGCAACCTTCCTACAGGCTTTTTGCGCACTTGACGGTGGTTTACTCACAAACGTCGGCACTGTATAGAGAGACTGCCAAGGAGCGAGATGGcgggagagggggaaagaaaggctGAAAGGGtaaaacgcgagacgcagggaaaCCCGCGAAGTCAGAG of the Neospora caninum Liverpool complete genome, chromosome XII genome contains:
- a CDS encoding KLLA0F09449p, related → MLARASARVAKCGPGNLFQVRHASSKEIRFGCDARNQMLAGCNRLADAVGVTLGPKGRNVVIEQPYGSPKITKDGVTVAKSIELGNKMMNLGAQLVKQVASTTNDIAGDGTTTATLLARAIFREGCKAVDAGMNPMDLLRGINLAVDRVLAHLNSVTKNVTTSEEIFNVATISANGDKVIGKLIADAMEKVGRDGTITVSEGKTLTHELELVEGLKFDRGYISPYFITNSKEQKVELEKPFVLLYDKRISSVKSILPVLEFIVQNQGSLLIIAEDVDSEALATMVVNKLRLGLKICAVKAPGFGDHRKAMLHDIAVMTGGQVVTEETGGSLEDAHQMPQMLGRAKSVTVTKDTTLVIEGGGEKATIEERCDQIRVSMEQTHSDYEKEKLQERLARMTGGVAVIKVGGASEVEVGEAKDRIQDALCATKAAVEEGIVPGGGTALLYASETLKTIETTNYDQKVGVGIVRNACKQPCKTIADNAGHEGAVVVGNLLREADPKKGFNAQTGEYVDMMAAGIIDPTKVVKTALSDAASVASLMTTTEAAVVEAKEEKNEEPMGGGMPMGGMGGGMGGMY